TGGCGCCGTCGTCCCGGGCGTCAACGAAGGATGTGACGAGTTCGTAGCTGCCGTTGGGCAGCGACGTCGCCTTGTTGCTGGCGATGTAGCGGAAGTCGTTCGTTTGCGTGTTGTAGACCGCCACTTGGGCGTAAACCGGCTTGCCGCTCCGGTCTAACGTCGTGACGGTGAGTGATCCCTTGGCTGTGGCCGATGCCGTTGAGGCGCCAGCCAGGAGAAGCGGCACGAGTACGGTGACGGCACTCGCAGCCGCGGTGGTTCGCCGCATCAAACCCCCCATAGGTGCGCGACAAAAACGAGTCACCGTAGCGCACAGGGGACGCGTCACCCTCACCGGCCCTCACCGGCGATCGCCGAGGCCGCTGTCCGGCTATGACCGAGGAGCCGTGTGGGCACGCGGCCGGCCACACCTGCTGCTCAGTGTTCCCCGTTGTTCCCCGTTGGTTAGGATCTCACGCCTGCTTCAACGTGTCGTGCGGTCAGGGGAGTTGGGGGAAATCGTGGAGACGGCTCGGGTCTTCTTCGGCCTCGCTGCACCAGTGGTGGTCTCCTGGGAGCGAAGGTGGTTCACAACCCGTCCTGGACGGTCGATTCTCTTCACTGTCGCATACGGCACTTACGCCATAGCTCCATACGTCGATGAGCTCAAGCCTTGGGCGGCCCTAGGGGTCGCGTTCCTGCTGTCGCTGGGCGCGATCCTGCTGCTGAGGTCTCATGTCACACCGTCGCTCGGATTCTCGATCACGACTCCGCTCAGCATGGGGGCGGTCACCGCTACGAAGCGGTTAGGTGCGGCCGCGGTAGGGCTTGCGGCACTTGCGGGGCTGCGGATCGGATGGGCCACGGCGTCCAAGCTCGGCACCGATCTGCTATTGAGTGACAAGCTGGCTGTGATGTCCTCCAGCCTGCTCATTGCAGTGTTCGGTGGTGGGACATTGGCCCAAGCGATTACCGCTCCGGTCGTGAAAGAGATCTACAACCTCCCCACCGGGCCGAACAGAGACTCTGCCATTGCCTTGCTCGACAGTGGCGGACGGAGCATTGGTCTCATTGAACGCGGACTCCTGTTCACCTTCCTCGCCGCTGGTCAGCCAGAGGCTGCCGCGCTGGTACTGGCCGCCAAGGCGCTGGCGCGAGCTCCAGTCGATCATGTCAACCACGCATCCAAGTACTTCCTCATCGGTACGCTGGCGAGTGTCATCGCGTCAATGGCCATGAGCATGGCTGCTCGCACCGCGGTTGGGCTGCCTGTCTTCTAGGAGGTCCTTTGGAACTCAGGCGGCATCCATTCATCTGTGAGTTGCTCTCCCTGGACCTGCCTTCGTCTGACTACGTCGTGGCCGGCAGCGGCCCGCTGCTGGCCCATGGCCTCAGGCAAGACGTGAGTGATCTCGATGTCGTAGCGAGAGGCGATGCTTGGAAGATCGCATCGAGCATGGCCGAGGCGACGCCGCCTCCTTCGGGTCATGGCCTGATGGTGGTGCTGTTCGATGGTGACATTGAAATCTTCGATCGATGGCTTCCAGGCACGCAGGACGCTGACGGCTTGATCGATTCAGCGGAATTCATTCAGGGAATCCCCTTCTGTCCCCTCTCTGAGGTTATGGCTTGGAAGACGAGATCCAATCGGGATAAGGATAAGCAGGACATCAAACTTCTCAGGAAATATGCGGGGATGGTTTAGCCGCGTTACCTTCGGCGTGCCCTGGCTCATGGAAAATGCCGACCCAAGCCACCGAAAGCCGGCAGCGACGGCGGCTGCGCCGAGCGAACACCCGCCACATGACCTTCAGCCTCTCCAGGCAAAGGGTCCATCTACCCGTACAGGAACGGCTACGCAGCGTATGCCCAGCTGCGCGCACGCAGGGCAAGGACGCCAAGTGTGCCCGGCTCGGCGCCGGTGCTGCGCCGTCGGTGAGTGCTGCGAGGCGTACCCGTCGCGCCGGGTGATCGAGACAACACGGGACGCCCTTCGAGCCGCGCTGACCCCCACGTCGTCGCCGTGGAAGCGAGGAGAGGGACGTACGCGCGGCGCTCGACCCTGAAACGCCACAGGCCCCGGAGTGATCCGGGGCCTGTGGTCTGTGCGCACTCGGCAGGATTCGAACCTGCAACCTTCTGATCCGTAGTCAGATGCTCTATCCGTTAAGCTACGAGTGCTTGTTTTGTTTTCTTCCCCGCTCCCGGCCCTTCCGGCCCGCTCGCGGCGACAGGAAGAACATTACATGACTGCCGCCGCCATGTGAAATCCGTTTGCCGCACCCCTTGTGACCTGCGGAAACGTCCCATCGGACGGTTGAGAGCGGTTCGTGGGGCGGTCCCGGAAACACCGAAGCCCCGGCCGCAGGGACCGGGGCTTCGTGATCAAGCGCGGAGGCGGAGGGATTTGAACCCTCGATGGGCTTTAAGACCCAAACCGCATTAGCAGTGCGGCGCCATAGACCGGACTAGGCGACGCCTCCAGCACAACCTCCCGCGCAAGCGCGAGTGGTGCGTGCAGATGATGACACAGCCGAGTGGGGTGTCACCAATCGCCCCCTACGGTACTAGGCAGCAAGGCCGCAGGGCAAAGCCATAGGCCCGCGATCCCCAGGACGGTTCCCACGGACTGCTCAATGGGCCCCGGCCACCGCAACCACCCCGCCCCGCCTCCGTTAATCAGGGCATGGTCCAGATCACCTCGCGCGGCCTGCTGCTCGCTGCCGTCGCCGTCCTGTCCGCGGCCGCGGCGCCCCCCGTGGCGTACGCCCAGGGTCGTCTCCCCGTGCCCGGCGGCGACGGACTCGTCGTCACCGTCAGCCACGCGGGGCGGGCCGACGGGACGTACCTGCTGCGCTGTCATCCGGGCCGCGGCAGCCATCCGGACCCCGCCGACGCGTGCGACGCCCTGGACCGGCGGACCATCTGGGGCCGGGACCCCTTCGCCCCGGTGCCGCCGCGCAGCCTCTGCACGATGCAGTACGGCGGCCCCGCCACCGCGCATGTCACCGGGACCTGGGCCGGGCGCCCGGTCGACGCGCGGTACGACCGCAGCGACGGCTGTCAGGTCGCCCGCTGGGACGACCTCGTTCCCCTGCTGCCGACCGTGCGTCCATGGGGCCCTCCCCGCCGGGCCACGGCCGGCTCGGGGGTACGGCACTGGTGATATCGCCGTTTCGGCCGGCGACCAGCGTGGTCACAGGTTCTGCGTCACTTCCCCGTGCGACCTCCCGCTCATCCGCCGCCGCGAGCTGAACCACTGCCCGTAGACTCCCTCGCGTGACACGTGGCGGGCCGGTTGGCAAGATGGCCCCTGCGGTCGGCAAGGAGCGGTAACAGGGAGGAAGCGTCTCGTGAGCAGCAGGCCATCCCGAGGCGCTGCTCGCCTCGCTGCCATACTGGACGCGCTTCCCGACGCATTGGTGCTGGTCAACGCCAACGGAACGGTCGTCAACGCCAACACCATCGCCCTGGAGGCCTTCGAGACGCCCGGGACCGCCCTGGTGGGGCGCGGGCTGCTCGATCTGCTGCCTCAGTTCGACTCGCGGCTCATCCCCGGGTCCATGCGGCGGCCCGACTCCATGGACCAGCACGGGCGGACCAAGCCGACCCGGATGATGGCCCGGCGGACGGACGGCAGCGAGTTCCCCGTCGAGGTCACCAGCGCCAACCTGGAGGACGGACGGCAGGCGTACGACGGCTCCGGCTACACCGGCGACGAGCTGCTCATGCTCGTCGTCCGCGACCTGTCCGGCACCGTCGACACTGAGGCCGAACTCGCCCGCTCCCAGCGGCAGACCGAGATGATCCTGCG
The Streptomyces sp. CGMCC 4.7035 DNA segment above includes these coding regions:
- a CDS encoding SSI family serine proteinase inhibitor, coding for MVQITSRGLLLAAVAVLSAAAAPPVAYAQGRLPVPGGDGLVVTVSHAGRADGTYLLRCHPGRGSHPDPADACDALDRRTIWGRDPFAPVPPRSLCTMQYGGPATAHVTGTWAGRPVDARYDRSDGCQVARWDDLVPLLPTVRPWGPPRRATAGSGVRHW